The Pecten maximus chromosome 6, xPecMax1.1, whole genome shotgun sequence DNA window CCATACACACCTTTAGTATGTCATACATGTTGGCATAGTACCTTTataggtaatttttttttcctgattatatcatatttatgtaGACTTTATAATCACCTGTTACACTAGTTATAGAAGAGATTTTGTCCAAATATTCTGACTCCTCTTCAATCAAATCTATTGGAAcaagatgatattgatggagaagaaaaaatattttaattgggGTTTATTTCATTACAATAAATTACTGTAAAGTGATGACTACCTACACTGCGGCCAGTACAGAATACTTGATCCGGTGAAACATGGTCTGATTAACTCCCGTTACAATACAAACATCTGTATAAATACATCACAACATTTATCTGTGCTGGAGACGCTTGAATAGTGAATATAAAGTATTTGTACAATAAAACATAAACTTCAACACAGGTGTTTTACATTACAACATCAAAGCATTGACAGaatgtatacataaaaataTCACACAGGTCCTCAAAATACCAAGATGACAGCTCTGTATTCCTGTCGActttgaaatatgtaaataacagTATGGGTTTTGTTTTTGCCTCAGTTTTTTCAAAACAAGCTTTTGGCATAacaactgatatatatatatcctaatcTGCACAAAAATCATCTGATCTCTGTAAACAGCCCTATGGAACTAGAGATGTATAAGATATGTGTCCTCTGATGGAATGATGTACGAGGACTACCGGCCAAATGACACATTCTGGCAATGAAGTATCAGAAACAGTAGTTGTGACGTCAATATAGTGATCTAGGAGCTAGGTGATAGAGTAAACTATCCAACTGTTTAGGATTTCTATCTAGGGGATATTTCATGTGTGTTCAAAAACCTCAGAAAAAATTGTAGACCTCCTTTACAAATTAATACCTTATACTGCATATTTTAATCAGCTTTTTCTTCTGCGCTAATAAACTGTGTGTAAAAAAAGGTGTAGAAAGTTGTCGAGAGAAATACAGAAGTAAAATCTGACATGTTGAGAATACGTTTTGAATAACATCATACAAAGATGATGACGTATAGGTACGTATCGACTTAGTCATGCACTTATGTAGTTGTGCACTGACACTCATGTAATCCCGACACACAGACGTAATCCCGACACACAGACGTAATCCCGACAAACAGACGTAATCCCGACACGACGTAATcccgacacacagacataatCCCGACACAGACGTAATCccgacacacagacaaaatCCAGACACACAGACGTAATCCCGACACAGATGTAATCCCGACACACAGACGTAATCCCGACACAGAGACGTAATCCCGACACAGACGTAATCCCGACACAGACGTAATCCTGACACACAGACGTAATCCCGACACAGACGTAATCCCGACACAGATGCTGACACAGACGCTGCTGACCCAATCACACAGGTGCTAACGTAGTACCCATTCAATATGGTccaaggggaataactcattCTAAACActtaacaaacttaaattgatattttgttcatttataaaatatgagTGAAAGTTTGACATTTAGAAAGTACCCATACAAATCAGTTGATCTTGTTTTCGAAGcccattatgttgtaaaaacacAAGAATTAAAATGTTAATGCAATCAAACACACACAATCTGAACACGCACAATGATTTCCTCCATATTTAACAACAAACATACAGACAGTTCAAATCAAATCAACATTTTCAGAGACTAGAAGTCTTCCACGGAACAGCATTACATTCCCCACGTATCTATCAACCCATGTATCCAGTCACATAACAAATTGCACAAAGATTATGAATGTATAGCTGACATCTTGTTGTATCCATGTCAGATAGTGCCAGTGTCTTGGTGATGGTATGGTCCGGTTGATTCTGTCTTGGTGATGGTATGGTCCGGTTGATTCTGTCTTTGTGATGGTATGGTCCGGTTGATTCTATCTTGGTGATGGTATGGTCCGGTTGATTCTATCCTCTATCCCCTGTTATATAACTTCAGGTAGCTACTTATTTCAGACCAGCAACAATTgtaataagttttttttaattgctaaATTGTAATCATTGATTACAATTCAAACTTTATTCTCAGACTTTTTTAGATCACTTGTTAATGATTAAAACAATGCTTCTTATAAGATAactattattttatttactaaACTTCATTTTATCCTGGTTTTTAACTCTTGAATAGTCATCAGATtgtatttattatcaatatcaatgaCAGGACTGGATAGCAGGAAAACAGAATGGTGTCCCTAAAACAACTCATTCTGGTAGATTTGTAAAATGGCAATGTAAATATCAATGACAAAATGTTGCATATTATCTCTCATTAAAaaagattttgtattttttttttatatttcctcTGCAAGGAAAGGCATCTTcaacaaaacatattatataaactattcAACCAGAACATTACCTTATCTGCTAAAAGACTGAATaagtaccaatatatattaacaaaattGTGTGATTAATACTATAGATAATATTGTATCACCTAGTCTTGGGACAGACATGATTTTGTGTTGATCAAATCCCCTACAAAGTTACAAATAGAAACATTTGTAAAAACTAAGcactttaaaaaaatgtatttattgaatatGAATCATTATATGActtaatattaatataatttaatttgattatgCATCAATATCTACATTTCTGTTCTAAACAAACCTACACTGCACCAACTCATATGGATATGAACCATTCAACCATAAAGTATGATAAATGTTTTGCAATCATCTTGACTTCAAGTTAATAATTTTGACTAGATGtctgaaatatttctgtttgaTAGATGGAACTACAGAAAACAGCTTACcagtaatataaatgttttcaGGAATTCCATTCAAAATTTAATTAGGATactttttaaattgaaataggGTCTCTGTTTTACAAATGACCCAGTGTACAATGTAAACTCTACTAAATCAAAATAACCTGTTTGCATTGTACTTCCCAGGAGATATTCATATTGGGCGGTTGTATTTTTTCAGTTCTGTTGCgatttgttttgataaatcaAGTATACATGTCTTACAACTTGAACATAGTCTTATCAGATCACTGTAGTAGGCTGACAAAACACAACTGTCAGCCCATATGACCAGCCAAGAATCCAAGGACGTTTTGGAGATTTCATTATACTGGTCATAGAATGCTGTACTTTGGCATAAAAaggacagtatatataacagaatTAGAACAAGAAAATgatgatatacaaaatacattctTACACACAAACTTACCCTTACAACACATAGTATGTTAAAAGGCATAAAACAAGTCTATAAATTTATTAGTTAACTTGAAgataatttacataaatcaattcataactAAACAGTCAGAAAATCATTGTTCGAGAAtatgttataaatacatgtttagtaaataattaattattataagCGATCTAGGGTGCTGGAAACTATCATATGGAGTATTAAAGGAGAGAACAATATACTCATTTCACTGACTGCAAATCGGCAACAACGTTTAACATGAATGTTCGGAATGTGTACGTAAGGGGAGATAAGTCCTTCCTCGTACAAAAAAACTgcaatgaatgaataaatggGTGTACATCTattcatttataatatgtatttatgaTTGGCAAATGAAATGTATTCATGATTTAGAAAAATGTGATTCTACCAGGTGGGAATAACACCATAAAACGGTTTTTGAGACCGACTATTTGTAGTGAAGGTGAAACAGGAATGTAGTTTGGAAACGTTGGTACGGAAAAATGTCTACATCTATTAACTTTAAATGTCTATTGGCTGACTGGTCGTTCCAGATTTGGAATTACAACTCGTGTTAGATAAATGCCCATAGAATACCTAAAAAGAGCAATTTTGTATAcagagatttgaaatatttgaaaataccaCAAAACAATTTATCAATTTGAAGGCAAGTCAATCACTACCTCTGTGAGAGGAAAGTTCATTTCTTAAACAGTTCCCCtactttatattttaaattttcaacttTGAACCTGTCATTCTCCTACACTTTATTGAgatcaaaatattaaatatttactgtCATTAAAAAGGAAACTGAGATTTGTTCACACAAACTGGTATACACATTCATTGACATTCTGAGTAATATCCTTGCTTTCCCTctaattttataaatatcacaaataaaCCATAATTCATCTGCCAAGAAGCTTCTCTTACACCACTTCTAGATTGATTTTCTTTCATCCAATTTTTCTCACGAGCACTAAGGAGAAGTGTTCACATCTGTGGTGCGAGACGGTAGATAAGGGCTATACACTTGTTACATAGTGTCCGTAGGATTGTCGGACACTGTGGCTTGTTGGTAAGGTATTCCACTGTCATACGCATCTCTGAGAACAGGGTCCTAAGGATAACGAAATAATCATAATTGTTACCAGTATGTTATCTCAAATTATCATGGTATAACTATATCTCATACCCTTTCACAATATTCAGGTATGTGTACTTAATCTCTTTTATCCTCTTTAAACTTTGAGATTTATAAATTCATTTCAAGGTACCAGTCTGTGGGCTGATGTCGAGTAATGCAACTAGGCTTACCAACATTTTAATCACGAATCTTGTATATAATAGTCATAAATCATACTGGTGATAAGATTTGGTTGGGTGCAATactaccattttttttttgacaacTTACCTGCAGTAGGGGTTCCTGCGAGATGAATATCTCAGGGTAAGAAATCTGTAGTAAATGATTGGCAGGAATAAACTGCATCTACCCCTGTAATAATTACATCAGAGAAATTAGACATACACTATGTAGACCAGTATAATACACAAATCAAAAACTAACTATAGACCTGTCACAGACAAGAACATTCAGCAAATTACAGTCCCTCACCCCACCTGAAATTATAGGCCAAGAACGTAAATAGGGGAGGTTACACAaggagtggttgttggatatggaatttatttcacctGAGTAggttatttctttaaagttAAAGCTCATgtcttttgtaaattttgaaatataacttacgagtgtgaaataaatttcatatccaaaaatcacaagtcgtgtgacctgtttctaccacattGATATCGACTTGAATCAATGGAGAACATGGCCAAATCTAATTTCGCATAagcaaataaggtgtacaagTGACAGCTGGGATCCAGTGATGTGatgtcattcgattattgatgacattAATAACGTTTGCAGTTTGGGTCAAAAGTCActgtgtcaaccaatcaaactgTGTTTAAGgtttattccacgtgtggtataaactgaatgctattcaacagttgtaatgatttttGCATGCCATGgtagttgaataacacccacctattgtggCATGTAGGAACTAATTCTAAACCATGAATGTTTGACAGACCACCATATTCAGTAATTGCAATTGGTGATATCAATGTGAAAACACTCAGGAATATCACTATTAAATCATCATATGCGATACCAGAAGTTCAATGCAAGTGAACCCATGGCCAAAGTAATGAGCCCTTGGCCCGAGAAAAATGAACCCATggcccaagtaagatgaacccatggCCCAAGTAAGATGAATCCATggcccaagtaagatgaacccatggCTCAAGTAAGATGAACGCATGacccaagtaagatgaacctaTGGCCTGAGAAAAATGAACCCATGGCCCAAGTCAAGATGAACCCATggcccaagtaagatgaacgATGGCCAAAGTAAGATGAAGCAACTAATTTTTGATACATGACATACCACCCCCACCATGCTCCAAGTATGTAGTTCCAGAGACAAGTAGTGTACACGTAGGAGATAGAGCCAGGACAAGGTAAAACATGGAAGAACAGACGAACACAACACAAATCTACAGTCCTCCCTGTTCCGAGAGGGGCACTAATAATTCAGAAATACTTTATAAATCTGTAAGATAAGTATAGACTTACGTAAACATCATAAAGACAATCGTCGGCATGATGAAGATCTCGGTACAGGCGACAAAGCGTAACACACTGACTTGTTGGCTCTGTAGCTTTTGGATGAGATTCCTAACAAACTGGAGAAATGTTGGTCCCATTATCTGTAACACAGGCAGAGGAAATATCATATTGAGGTCAGTTTGAAGTTTGTCAAAATCATATTAAGGTAAGTTTAAAGTTGGTCAATATCATAATGAGGTAAGTTTAACGTTTGTCAAAAGCTTTTGTGAAATATCATAATGAAGTAAGTTTAAAGTTTGTCAAAACCTTTTGTAACATTCGAGAAATTCAAGAATTGTCAAAAAAGCTTTCCTGCTTATAACTTACAAGTTCATgactaaaataaatatatttcatattgaaaattCTATTCATAGATTtattacatatacacatacctaCATAAATTCTCTATACTTTCCTTACGATAATACAATTTGAAAAGttcaaatataacaatgtataattGGTGATGTTCAGATTAATCTATTTAATTAACGATTAGTCATTTTACCTCTGACTATGACTAATCAATCATGATTTTTGTGATTTATCATGGTCTGACTATAACATGGAAATTTCAAGATTTACAACTGACTTCAACAATTATTAAATGAACAATATTGctgataaattaaattaaaatgcattaaaataaaatcttaaaacatgTCCACAATATTTTCCCCTAATTTGGTTAATGATTTTGCAGACTTTTCCTTTTCTGTTCAGGatcgatcaataattgatcatcaTTATCAATCGTTTAAGAAGTGGTGATGATGGATAATGAAATTTATAGTGATTACCAACACTAATGTATAATAGTATATGTTTGCTGCATGGGTACAAACATTCATTGTTTTCTGGTTTAACTTGTTTTCTCTTAAAAGTTTTACCACAAAACTATTTAGATACCCCTGGACATTGTCTGTTTTACCACCAAACTATTTAGATACCTCGGACATTGCCTGTTTTACCACAAAACTATTTAGATACCTCGGACATTGCCTGTTTTACCACAAAACTATTTAGATACCCCGGACATTGCCTGTTTTACCACAAAACTATTTAGATACCTCGGACCTGTATATAAGACAGGTTAGAAAGTATCAGCAGTACTATCTATACAAGAGAACACTGCAGTAGGTAACATATTTCTGATGTAGTAAATGTGTACTTACATTAAGAACATTCTTGGTATAATTACAGGCATGAAGTAATGCAAACAGAAATACTGGCATTAGTGCCACTGAGGATAAGTTAAGGAGAGATTCATATTGTATCGTTGGGTTTTTAAGCAatataatcatttttaaattgtataaattaaGATTGactataaaatatgatattaacaatatgatatatcTTGCAGATCAAGTCTTAAGATTGGCCTTTTTCTCTGGACATTTATCAAGGTACACATGTTTTTTGTGTTTCACATTATGGCACTAAATTATACCTCTGATAACAAATACACAGAACTGGGAGAACTGTATGCCATGGGGTTACTAACAACAATGAAGTGAATGTTGGTTTAATCACAGctatattgttttgtaaatcTAGTGCCTGAAGACAAATAGATTGAAGGATACTGGTGATTGGGTAGCTGTTGAGGAAGATCAGGGAGAAAAAGAGATAGTGGCAACTGTCCTCCAGCATTAACATCTTGAGAAAAGCCATATTTAGCTGGAAGTTTGGAATCCGCTGGTGTAGGCGCAGGGCACTGGTAGCAGCATTGCTGATCAGAGCTCTCTGGTAGAAACCATGAGGACCACTTCTGTAAagtaaatgatttattttttgctatttGTTTCAGTTCAAAACTAATTTACCAAATGTTAGTGTTTGTTTTCTACTTTCAAGGTATGATTTTATCTTgcaatatatatagatctaaCATCACTAAATCGTAGATACGTCATTTGTCTTCAAGCTTTGTGTACCAAGGGAAACAATCCTGGCTATTCAATATGGCATGGCCTTAGCTTCCAGAATTGTctatttttcatgaaaaaagacacttaaatttttttttttagttcatttccaaataaaatgtacaaattacaCAGGATTTTACAATTTATTGAAACTTGATATTGTCTGAAAAGCTATGTATAACATGTTCAAAGAAAAGTACAACACAAAAGTGTCCCATTCTTACCCTATTATTGGGATAAAAAAGAAGAATGTGCAAATGACAGTGAAGAGTCGGGTTAGCCACAGTCCAGCCTCAACCTTGTTGGATAACATGAAACCCTACAAATAAAGATAAGTCATTACAAATTAATTTAGCTATTGATAAATATAACCAGGTAATTTTATAATGATGTGAAGACACAGAATGTAATAATATACAGGATCTGAAAACTGTCGGcaaaaaaatatcaatcataactaattatcataaaaaattaacaaacatCAATCATCATTTGGAAATTGGTAAGGTCATTACAGCCTTTGATTTTAAAAGGTCAGACAAGCAATTGTCCAGAAAGCTACACAACCTATTTAAAATTCTGGATGTTCAATTTTTACTCAGTTTTATTCAGTTGTGTACAGCAAAGTGCAAAAAATGATACTACCATATGAGAACAGTTTCAAGAGCTAAGTGTCTATTGTAAAGAACTTGTAGCTCAAGCATCAACACATACCATAACACTCTGTGGAGGAGGCGGGGGAGTAGGAGGAGCTTGGTCATTATTAGTATTGCCACTGCCGGTATCTGCCATCTggggaaaaataaaaatgaatgatCTTAGAATGAATCACCTTAGAATGATCTTTGGAAATAGCATAAAGCAAAGCATTTCTACAGTCTAGGTTTCTCTTTCAGTCCAAGACAAAAAGCATGCACAATTTCCTAACAACATGGCCACCAACATTTCAGAACTTGTGATATTTATTGTGTATCAATGAGTTAATATATCAATCAACTGAAGACAAATTATGGAAACAATCAATATAAATTTGACACTATATATACTCTCTTTAATTTTGTGTATGCTATATCCTGATGGAAAAATATCAAACGCAATATGCTTTATCATAAATTTTACAGGAAATGCCTGGTACATTGGTACACTAAAAAGAGAGAGTgaatgtttataattatataaacttgatGGACTGATGACAAGTAATGCTAGGATTCTAACGAGGAAGGCAATGTAACAGGAAAGTGAGCAGTGTGCCTCCACCCACAAATCATCAGCATTGACGTGTACGGCCCACTAGTATTCAGAAGAACCTAGGCTTGCCAGCTGTCTGCCCCTCGACTGATCAACCTACAAGCTAGCTATATGCAGTCCCCTATATAGTGAAAAGCTAGAAATCGACTGTTATTGTATCTATAAAACCTGTCACACTACTCCATACTTTTCAAAATGAGCTCAACCCCCAAAAACACTacatctatatctatatatgatacattttagCAGACATAATATAACGTATTATGTGCCCCTGGTTGTAGTACCTGTTTCCGGTTTTAACACAACGGCCCAGATCCTAATGAAGCCTATCATTCTCCAGCAGTTACAATTGAAGGTGATGGGTCGTTTCGCCCCAAATCCTGTTCGCCTGAATTTCTCATTTTTTTCGTCAGgacatggtatatatttttatataaattatcaaacaAGTTATTAAACATACCGaacatacatttatttcaaGGTTCTGTTTATTTATCACCAAAGGCAATGACTGACATACTAAGCCTAATATCTGGAAAACAAAACATCGCAACACACTAAAATGACTTTGATAAAACTTGAGTATGTGACTTAAAGCTTCtaaaatgaaaagaaacaaaTGTAACAGGAAAGCAATTGCAGATGAAGTTGTACCTCCACCggtagcctgagtttcctctggccccgacacaATGTCCTACATGGGATCGCTATGCTACCTAGCataaagcccccccccccccccccccccccccccccccctgttaCAGgcaattatcattattatgtggttataaaatgttatattttatgaGCTAATTACCGGACTCGGGACACGCAACAAGATTTCATTTTTAGCTGTTTCTTAAGTATAATGAGTTCAGATTCAACTCAATATCAATATCTATTGTAGATGAATTGCTAATGATGCCTTTAAGTTTTATGACTGGTAAATGCATTGCCTAAAACAAAAGTCAGTTTACAGCTTTGTCGGGAACTGTGAGCTGCTGTTGAAGCCGCGCTTAATCTAATACATTAAAAGAAATTTAACAAAAGTGAGAGTCGTCACAAATAATAAGTATCAGTTTAGAAGGAAGTAAAACAAACATGAAGAATATCGACATTTACCTTTCTTTTGGTCTAATGCAACGTGATTTTCTGTAGATGATTCTAGCTAAAGACGTCTTTTTAATCTCCTTTATAGAAGAGTGAGTATTTTTCAAGAAGAAtaagagttgtttccctttgaACATCCAAGACCAAATGACGGACTACTAGATTTCTAATTCCAATCCGATTTGTTTATCTGTagtgatatacacgtctctggttaAAGgcaatttaatttaaattatctttgaaataaactataatacaaatataaattatggATGTTAATTCTAAGCAGACGCGTCTCTGATTTAGGTGGTTTTCGATGCACATTCGTGTACATAAAAGTAATTTGTGAATGCTGTCTGGCCTCTGTGACACGAAGTTTAGAACTGattaaacatgtatttaaagtctattttgatttttgatttaacagttattatgatatcaatataatcatTATCCTAGCACAGCACGCCGGAATACCTGGAAACTTTATCTCACGCTACCCTAACATGTACTAATTATATGACTTGATCTCTCAATATTTTCTGTCACCTCTATCTAAATCTTTCTGCCATTTCTTTTTGTTTCCCTGTACATTATATAGCCAGAACCATAAAATCGTCCTTCAATATAGTAATTTATaatttagaaaacaatattaaaacgaCTTACGCCCATGGTGACTGCGCGATATCAGTACCTCTaattaaagtttttatttgGTTATGGAGATCTACTATAGGCCGCTATCTAGGTGCCAATGATTGCGTGACAAATCATGTTCAAGGTGTGACGGATTTGTCCCTCTAATGTAAGGACACTTACAtacatatgtgttatataacaacactatCTATAAACTAGTCTGACACGTCTCAGATAGGATTGACCTTCGCAACTTTGGCCAGTCCGCGTCCAAGAGTTCACGATGAAGGTGTGGATCTGTCTCTATCTTATATCCCTTCCCGCTGTCGTTATTTCCGATGGTAGGTCTAGTTGATTAAACTGtcaattaattatattcatttataaatcGAGCCAACATTGTCAAAAACTGTCCGTGAtgtattttgattaaatatgcTAGAAATGTACAGTTgatcaaatatcaaatagaaCGCTGTTTTGATTAAATTTCGAAAAGTTCAAAAGCAAAGATAAAggaatcaaaataataaattcagttttttattcatttaacaaCTTTTAAATAACCGATCTTGTGCCAGATGGAAGAGTGCAAGAGGTATTAATGATGATGAAACTCGAGTACTCGGAGAAAGCCCGGATGGTCGGGAGTGGACATATTCTTTATGTTTAAGGCGGAACATTCGACCCCAATGGTATGGCGTTTGGCTCAAATAGTGGCAGTAGCAGTGGTGGAGCCACAAGCGGGGGTTCCGGCGGTGGGACCAGCTTTGACCCGAACAAGATAAATGCCAACTTCGGAAGCAGCGGAGGCGGATTCGGAAGCAGGTTTGTGATCTTAGTTGTCCCAACATATGAGATGTCAACGAGTTCCGTCGCATATGTTGTCgagttttataaaatatcatctaTTGAATGGAAAGATTATTTTGTGTTCACTAATAGCTCTAGTGGAAGTAGTTCCGGTGGATTTGGCGGAAGTGGATTCGGCAGCAGTTCGGGTGGTGGAAGCGGGGGCGGAGCGAGTTTCGATCCAAACGCCAACTTTGGAAACAGCGGGGCCTTTGGTAGCAGGTTTgtattcaaatatcatattacAAATGGTCATTTGAATATATAACTTGCTTTAAAAAgctatgaaaatgaaattaatagaTCGACTATTGAACATAAAAAAATGGGACATTATTTTGGAATAAAACTTAAAATGTTGATTGTAACAGTGGTTCTGGTAGCAGTAGTGGTGGGTTTGGCGGAAGTGGATTCGGAAGCAGGTACGTTAATAGTTTGTCTTCTCCAATATCACATAAAACACACAcgttattatgttatatatcgTGTTAATACGGAAATCGATCGTGTTATCAAAGGCCGTGCACACGACAGCCACCTTGGATGAACAACACGATAGAAAGAATACATGCC harbors:
- the LOC117329003 gene encoding transmembrane protein 33-like, coding for MADTGSGNTNNDQAPPTPPPPPQSVMGFMLSNKVEAGLWLTRLFTVICTFFFFIPIIGSGPHGFYQRALISNAATSALRLHQRIPNFQLNMAFLKMLMLEDSCHYLFFSLIFLNSYPITMALMPVFLFALLHACNYTKNVLNIMGPTFLQFVRNLIQKLQSQQVSVLRFVACTEIFIMPTIVFMMFTGRCSLFLPIIYYRFLTLRYSSRRNPYCRTLFSEMRMTVEYLTNKPQCPTILRTLCNKCIALIYRLAPQM